Sequence from the Candidatus Rokuibacteriota bacterium genome:
GCCTGCGCCGAAGCGCCTCGGCTCGAACTGCCGCGCCTGCGGCTCGTCCGGAGCCCCTCGGCTCGAACTGCCACTCGGGCCTCGCGCGGCGGGTGGCCTGCCTGGCGGCATGGCCGAACCCGCCACGCTCGAACTGCAAGGGGGAGGTTCGGAAGGGGGGCGAAGCCCCCCTCCGAGGGAGCTCACAGATCGCCGAATCGCGCCTGGAGCAGCGCGACCCCAACCGGGCCCGCGGTCTCGGTGCGCAAGACTCGCGGCCCGAGCCCTGCGGTGCTCACACCACGGCTTCGGAGGAGCTCGACCTCCTTGACCGCCAGCCCCCCTTCGGGCCCGACGACCAGAAGCGCGGAGGCGAGGGTCCCCGAGACCGCATCCAGGAGGCTCCGAAGCCCCCGCGCTTCGCCCTCCCAGAGGCAGACCGCCAGGCCGGCGCGGGGCCCTTCGGCGATGAACTCGTCGAGCGTCCGGACAGGCTCCACCGAAGGGATCACCGAGCGGCCGCACTGCTTGGCCGCTTCCTTGGCGACCCGTTGCCAGCGGCGCTGGCGGTCGCGCCAGCGCGCGGGCGGGAGCCGGACGATCACACGCTCCGTCAGGAGCGGCACGACCCGGAGTACCCCGAGCTCCGTCGCCGCCTTGACGATCCACTCCATCTTGTCGCCCTTGGGCACACCCTGGGCGAGCGTGACAGCGAAAGGCGATTCGGTGCGGCGATCGGAGCGCCCGATGATTCGGCCGACGGCCTCCCGGCCCTGGAGCGCCTCCA
This genomic interval carries:
- a CDS encoding 16S rRNA (uracil(1498)-N(3))-methyltransferase, translating into MGKFHVRPEAVSADRVVFDEAETHHLVRVLRLRPGGIVQAVDGRGSEFTVRLEALQGREAVGRIIGRSDRRTESPFAVTLAQGVPKGDKMEWIVKAATELGVLRVVPLLTERVIVRLPPARWRDRQRRWQRVAKEAAKQCGRSVIPSVEPVRTLDEFIAEGPRAGLAVCLWEGEARGLRSLLDAVSGTLASALLVVGPEGGLAVKEVELLRSRGVSTAGLGPRVLRTETAGPVGVALLQARFGDL